In one Dermacentor variabilis isolate Ectoservices chromosome 4, ASM5094787v1, whole genome shotgun sequence genomic region, the following are encoded:
- the LOC142579341 gene encoding uncharacterized protein LOC142579341 isoform X2, whose product MVADKASGTKAGGGEQSSMKGVAMKPAVGGSSSGNGEETDKRKRPMRFSGQHDIRLLQEVVSLNPFKDTPPTTTWASISKNLEHLFTISSRRCRERTILLLDQFIKGDYPSLQRFCTKEEFAIKEQLLQQVLQQYEDGAGGYSSRIGGGFVTAAAAAAEDEEDDDDFDPEKIRPRVILHEDSTPEPYTTRQGSVEHEQNGTSTKEQTSSTSSSSAKRPRLADGRSPFSGNGGGALTDDDGGLEEFAVAAAMGDAAKGTDFPTQVVSFLVTRQAKEMRVREKELKLRREELELERAKLKLQEDRLALEKARFEIERQERELRLRSERQERTLFMEVLKRVVSSGLADS is encoded by the exons CGGCAATGGCGAGGAGACGGACAAGCGGAAGCGGCCGATGCGCTTCTCCGGCCAGCACGACATCCGGCTGCTGCAGGAAGTCGTGAGCCTGAATCCGTTCAAGGACACGCCACCCACCACCACGTGGGCGTCAATCTCCAAGAACCTCGAGCACCTGTTCACGATCAGCTCGAGGCGATGCCGGGAACGAACCATCCTGCTGTTGGACCAGTTCATCAAAGGCGACTACCCGAGCCTGCAGCGCTTCTGCACCAAAGAGGAGTTCGCTATCAAGGAGCAGCTGCTTCAACAG GTTCTTCAGCAATACGAAGACGGCGCAGGTGGATACAGCTCTCGCATTGGCGGCGGCTTTGTCACTGCTGCCGCAGCGGCAGCAGAGGACGAAGAGGATGACGATGACTTTGACCCGGAGAAGATCCGGCCCCGTGTCATTCTACACGAGGACTCAACGCCTGAGCCGTACACCACTCGCCAGG GAAGCGTCGAGCACGAGCAGAACGGCACGTCGACGAAGGAGCAGACCTCTTCCACGTCATCGTCCTCGGCCAAACGGCCACGGCTCGCCGATGGCCGATCGCCTTTCTCCGGCAACGGCGGCGGTGCTCTCACCGATGACGACGGAGGCCTCGAGGAGTTCGCCGTGGCCGCCGCCATGGGCGACGCCGCGAAGGGGACCGACTTCCCGACACAGGTGGTGTCCTTCCTGGTGACGCGCCAGGCTAAGGAGATGCGCGTACGCGAAAAGGAGCTCAAGCTGCGCCGCGAGGAGCTCGAACTGGAGCGAGCCAAGCTCAAGCTCCAGGAGGACCGGCTCGCTCTCGAGAAGGCGCGCTTCGAGATCGAGCGCCAGGAGCGCGAGCTGCGGCTCCGCTCGGAGAGGCAGGAGCGGACGCTCTTCATGGAGGTACTCAAGAGAGTGGTCAGCTCGGGACTCGCGGACTCCTAG
- the LOC142579341 gene encoding uncharacterized protein LOC142579341 isoform X3 translates to MSAADIAMALEAVVKSSRRRGNGEETDKRKRPMRFSGQHDIRLLQEVVSLNPFKDTPPTTTWASISKNLEHLFTISSRRCRERTILLLDQFIKGDYPSLQRFCTKEEFAIKEQLLQQVLQQYEDGAGGYSSRIGGGFVTAAAAAAEDEEDDDDFDPEKIRPRVILHEDSTPEPYTTRQGSVEHEQNGTSTKEQTSSTSSSSAKRPRLADGRSPFSGNGGGALTDDDGGLEEFAVAAAMGDAAKGTDFPTQVVSFLVTRQAKEMRVREKELKLRREELELERAKLKLQEDRLALEKARFEIERQERELRLRSERQERTLFMEVLKRVVSSGLADS, encoded by the exons ATGTCTGCCGCTGATATCGCCATGGCGCTCGAGGCCGTCGTAAAGAGCTCCCGTAGGCG CGGCAATGGCGAGGAGACGGACAAGCGGAAGCGGCCGATGCGCTTCTCCGGCCAGCACGACATCCGGCTGCTGCAGGAAGTCGTGAGCCTGAATCCGTTCAAGGACACGCCACCCACCACCACGTGGGCGTCAATCTCCAAGAACCTCGAGCACCTGTTCACGATCAGCTCGAGGCGATGCCGGGAACGAACCATCCTGCTGTTGGACCAGTTCATCAAAGGCGACTACCCGAGCCTGCAGCGCTTCTGCACCAAAGAGGAGTTCGCTATCAAGGAGCAGCTGCTTCAACAG GTTCTTCAGCAATACGAAGACGGCGCAGGTGGATACAGCTCTCGCATTGGCGGCGGCTTTGTCACTGCTGCCGCAGCGGCAGCAGAGGACGAAGAGGATGACGATGACTTTGACCCGGAGAAGATCCGGCCCCGTGTCATTCTACACGAGGACTCAACGCCTGAGCCGTACACCACTCGCCAGG GAAGCGTCGAGCACGAGCAGAACGGCACGTCGACGAAGGAGCAGACCTCTTCCACGTCATCGTCCTCGGCCAAACGGCCACGGCTCGCCGATGGCCGATCGCCTTTCTCCGGCAACGGCGGCGGTGCTCTCACCGATGACGACGGAGGCCTCGAGGAGTTCGCCGTGGCCGCCGCCATGGGCGACGCCGCGAAGGGGACCGACTTCCCGACACAGGTGGTGTCCTTCCTGGTGACGCGCCAGGCTAAGGAGATGCGCGTACGCGAAAAGGAGCTCAAGCTGCGCCGCGAGGAGCTCGAACTGGAGCGAGCCAAGCTCAAGCTCCAGGAGGACCGGCTCGCTCTCGAGAAGGCGCGCTTCGAGATCGAGCGCCAGGAGCGCGAGCTGCGGCTCCGCTCGGAGAGGCAGGAGCGGACGCTCTTCATGGAGGTACTCAAGAGAGTGGTCAGCTCGGGACTCGCGGACTCCTAG